A single region of the Lotus japonicus ecotype B-129 chromosome 4, LjGifu_v1.2 genome encodes:
- the LOC130716057 gene encoding actin-related protein 2/3 complex subunit 4, which yields MGSNTLRLYLTCIRNTLEAAMCLQNFPCQEVERHNKPEVELKTSPELLLNPVLICRNEAEKCLIETSINSLRISLKVKQADELENILTKKFLRFLSMRAEAFQVLRRKPVQGYDISFLITNYHCEDMQKQKLIDFIVQFMEDIDKEISELKMSVNTRGRLVATEFLKQFI from the exons ATG GGCAGCAACACCTTGCGGTTATACTTGACCTGCATTCGCAACACCCTCGAAGCCGCAATGTGCCTCCAGAATTTCCCCTGTCAAGAAGTCGAACGGCATAACAAACCCGAAGTTGAACTCAA GACCAGCCCTGAACTACTGCTCAATCCT GTTTTGATATGTCGAAATGAGGCTGAAAAGTGCTTAATAGAAACATCTATCAATTCATTGAGGATAAGTCTCAAG GTGAAGCAGGCTGATGAACTTGAAAACATACTGACCAAGAAATTTCTGAGATTTTTGTCCATGAGAGCTGAGGCTTTCCAAGTATTGAGGAGAAAGCCTGTGCAG GGATATGATATTAGCTTCCTTATAACAAATTACCACTGTGAGGACATGCAGAAGCAGAAACTCATAGATTTTATTGTGCAATTTATGGAG GACATTGATAAGGAGATTAGCGAGCTCAAAATGTCGGTGAACACACGGGGGAGGCTGGTGGCTACAGAGTTTCTGAAGCAGTTTATCTGA